Proteins from a genomic interval of Chryseobacterium indologenes:
- a CDS encoding T9SS type A sorting domain-containing protein, with product MKLKITFLSVCASFLINAQISNTNELRATHLPGTTFKLNVENFKRNVESKKKNSSKIADQSIVLTLIDGSQQEFILSENNLVNKRLKDIVTFDGYSKDRQSRIKLTLAGDKVTAMIKTAQGYFIIEPYKTQAGEYRIYNSSEMFGENFQCGTDETEFKKSLEAIGHALNVQKSVTGFPYGGQMKTFRMAVATTGEFTSSFSNQDAALAELVAMMNLINQIYESELSISFTLISKTTDKTLLFTDAATDPFTVNASFASAANSQAGFDIMNTNGTLPYADYDIGHTFNIMPGAGGSAQGQAGPQPCNSSFKARAWSQWTLSMPKSLTANLIVHEMGHQFGAWHTYNAVGGSAGSPTFCTAGWNGDSAVEPGAGSTIMAYGNNCTTPNDQTNSGNNGLNYFHAKSIDQILNTLSVYSTCFNAVAVANTPPVANAGNTAISIPKNTPFKLKGIGTDAEDTHLSYTWDQVDVASANDKGAFGSTINGVGGYSAVNSTTAPLFRSEQSTTTTERYFPKMRFVLNNQNTPPTNAAEALPLVARTMKMRFTVRDNSAVSGGADSDQVVVTVTDQGPLAVTYPNTNVTVNNDTNMNVTWDVNQTNTLKNTVNILLSTDGGDTFPYTLASDVPNNGTATVLIPFLPYTDKARIKVTAVINNYAEFFDVSNTNFTINSTCNAFPSVMVENAKVVTAIQGSAQANLNLQPQTSSADSYSSKIITFATANMSPNPLYIYNQTSTAPYQILASTSLIPYKFKVTETGSYTISYPSPDAVIMTVYKGNQVNVANFVTSNGVYSGTGTSLSYYRSFSVNLEKGVEYFMTAKNLGGTAIGASVTVSNEGPGSFFNVMDTPAGLSYTYIAINTATNTIVAQSTTADFTSLPVGTYTVQGISYTGTAANLLNKSIAELTQSKTCLQLSKNNVSLIITAALATGDIAKKQIGLVPNPVKDYLHIYSDEKISHYEIYDASGRLMETNVMNNSEINFSKFKTGVYMLKLLNNKTIISQSKVIKK from the coding sequence ATGAAATTGAAAATTACCTTCCTTTCGGTTTGTGCCTCTTTTTTGATCAATGCACAGATTTCCAACACGAATGAACTGCGTGCCACCCATCTTCCGGGAACGACTTTTAAACTTAATGTCGAAAATTTCAAAAGAAATGTGGAAAGCAAGAAAAAGAATTCCTCGAAAATTGCTGACCAGTCTATTGTTTTGACACTTATTGACGGATCACAGCAGGAGTTTATTTTGTCTGAGAATAACCTTGTTAACAAAAGATTAAAGGATATTGTTACTTTTGACGGATATTCCAAAGACAGGCAATCGAGAATAAAACTTACCCTGGCCGGGGATAAAGTAACGGCAATGATCAAAACTGCCCAAGGATACTTTATCATTGAACCTTACAAAACGCAGGCTGGAGAATATAGAATTTATAACTCCTCAGAGATGTTCGGCGAGAATTTCCAGTGTGGTACCGATGAAACGGAATTCAAAAAAAGTCTTGAGGCTATCGGCCATGCACTCAATGTTCAGAAATCCGTCACGGGTTTTCCATATGGAGGTCAGATGAAAACATTTAGAATGGCTGTGGCTACTACAGGTGAGTTTACTTCATCTTTCAGCAATCAGGATGCGGCACTGGCTGAGCTGGTAGCGATGATGAACCTGATAAATCAGATCTACGAATCTGAGCTGTCTATCTCTTTTACGCTGATCAGTAAAACGACAGACAAAACCCTTTTATTTACAGATGCGGCTACAGACCCTTTTACTGTTAATGCTTCTTTTGCTTCTGCAGCAAATTCTCAGGCAGGATTTGACATTATGAATACCAACGGTACACTTCCTTATGCAGATTATGATATCGGACATACCTTTAATATTATGCCGGGAGCAGGAGGCAGTGCCCAGGGACAGGCGGGGCCACAGCCATGTAATTCTTCTTTTAAAGCAAGAGCATGGAGCCAATGGACGCTTTCAATGCCAAAATCTTTAACAGCGAACCTGATTGTGCATGAAATGGGCCATCAGTTTGGCGCATGGCATACATACAACGCCGTTGGAGGATCTGCCGGAAGCCCGACTTTCTGTACAGCGGGCTGGAATGGTGATTCTGCCGTAGAGCCCGGTGCGGGATCTACCATTATGGCATACGGAAACAACTGTACAACGCCCAATGATCAGACGAACTCCGGCAATAACGGACTGAATTATTTCCATGCGAAAAGTATCGACCAGATTCTCAATACACTGAGTGTATATTCTACCTGCTTTAATGCAGTAGCGGTAGCCAATACCCCTCCTGTAGCCAACGCAGGAAATACGGCAATCAGTATTCCAAAGAATACTCCTTTCAAATTAAAAGGAATCGGAACAGATGCAGAAGATACTCATCTTTCTTATACCTGGGATCAGGTAGATGTAGCCAGTGCCAACGATAAGGGAGCATTTGGCAGTACGATAAACGGTGTCGGTGGCTATTCTGCCGTAAACAGTACTACAGCGCCATTATTCAGATCAGAACAAAGCACTACGACCACGGAAAGGTATTTCCCAAAAATGAGGTTTGTACTCAATAATCAGAATACTCCTCCTACCAATGCCGCAGAAGCATTACCTCTCGTAGCTAGAACGATGAAAATGCGGTTTACGGTAAGAGATAACAGTGCCGTTTCCGGCGGAGCAGATTCTGATCAGGTGGTAGTAACCGTAACAGACCAGGGACCTTTAGCTGTTACCTATCCCAACACCAATGTAACGGTGAATAACGATACTAATATGAATGTAACATGGGATGTAAATCAGACCAATACCTTAAAGAATACGGTAAATATTCTTCTGTCCACAGACGGAGGTGATACTTTCCCATACACTCTTGCTTCTGATGTTCCTAATAATGGTACCGCTACGGTATTGATTCCGTTTCTTCCTTATACAGATAAAGCAAGAATAAAGGTGACTGCGGTGATCAATAATTATGCAGAGTTCTTTGATGTATCGAATACGAATTTTACCATCAATTCAACCTGTAATGCATTCCCGTCTGTAATGGTGGAAAATGCTAAAGTGGTAACAGCTATCCAGGGAAGTGCCCAGGCCAATCTAAACCTACAGCCGCAGACTTCCTCTGCTGATTCTTACAGCTCAAAAATAATCACTTTTGCTACGGCCAATATGAGCCCGAATCCATTATATATTTATAATCAGACGAGTACAGCTCCGTATCAGATTCTGGCTAGTACAAGTTTAATTCCTTACAAATTTAAAGTAACGGAAACAGGAAGCTATACCATAAGTTATCCTTCACCTGATGCCGTAATCATGACGGTGTATAAAGGAAATCAGGTAAATGTTGCAAATTTCGTTACTTCTAACGGCGTATATAGTGGAACAGGAACCAGCTTGAGCTACTACAGATCATTCTCTGTAAACCTTGAAAAAGGTGTTGAGTATTTTATGACGGCAAAAAACCTGGGCGGCACTGCAATAGGGGCTAGTGTAACAGTGAGCAATGAAGGACCTGGAAGCTTCTTTAATGTTATGGATACGCCTGCCGGATTAAGCTACACCTATATAGCCATTAATACAGCCACCAATACGATTGTGGCGCAGAGTACAACTGCCGACTTCACCAGTTTACCGGTTGGAACTTACACTGTACAGGGAATTTCTTACACGGGAACTGCAGCTAACCTTCTCAATAAATCTATTGCCGAGCTTACCCAAAGCAAAACCTGCCTCCAGTTGAGTAAAAATAATGTTTCTCTGATTATTACTGCAGCGTTGGCAACAGGGGATATTGCTAAAAAACAGATCGGCCTTGTACCGAATCCGGTAAAAGACTATCTTCATATTTATAGTGATGAAAAGATTAGCCATTACGAAATTTATGATGCATCCGGAAGACTGATGGAAACAAATGTCATGAACAATTCTGAGATCAATTTCTCTAAATTTAAAACAGGAGTTTATATGTTGAAATTGTTGAACAATAAGACAATAATCAGTCAATCAAAGGTCATTAAAAAATAA
- a CDS encoding metal-dependent transcriptional regulator, with protein sequence MKTTLTEENYLKALFHLVDNEGKVTINELSKFLNVKMPSVNNMMKKFAEKKWVIYETYKPLIVTESGRREASLVVRKHRLTEMFLVKKMNFGWENVHEIAEQLEHVHSQIFFDKMDEILDYPKFDPHGEPIPDKDGNIIAQDLQKLSTCEVGETVVFASVTLSDDAFLSYLNDRKLLLNTKVKIIKIESFDKSMTIEIGNSKEVLSKKATEKILVKK encoded by the coding sequence TTGAAAACAACCCTAACAGAAGAAAATTACCTGAAAGCTTTGTTTCATTTAGTTGACAATGAAGGTAAGGTGACGATTAATGAACTCAGCAAATTTTTAAATGTAAAAATGCCGAGCGTCAATAATATGATGAAGAAATTCGCAGAAAAAAAATGGGTCATTTATGAGACCTACAAACCATTGATTGTCACTGAAAGCGGTAGACGAGAAGCTTCTCTGGTTGTTCGCAAGCACAGACTTACCGAAATGTTTCTCGTAAAGAAGATGAATTTCGGCTGGGAAAACGTCCATGAAATTGCAGAACAACTGGAACATGTGCATTCGCAAATCTTTTTTGACAAAATGGATGAAATTCTGGATTATCCTAAGTTTGATCCTCATGGGGAGCCTATTCCTGATAAAGACGGAAATATTATTGCTCAGGATCTGCAAAAACTGAGTACTTGTGAAGTTGGCGAAACAGTCGTTTTTGCCTCCGTTACTCTTTCGGATGATGCTTTTTTAAGTTACCTGAATGACAGAAAACTCCTTCTCAACACCAAAGTAAAAATCATTAAAATAGAAAGTTTCGACAAGTCTATGACAATAGAAATCGGAAATTCCAAAGAGGTCCTCAGTAAAAAAGCTACTGAAAAGATTTTGGTTAAAAAATAA
- a CDS encoding subclass B1 metallo-beta-lactamase IND-2, with the protein MKKSIQLLMMSMFLSPLINAQVKDFVIEPPVKPNLYLYKSFGVFGGKEYSANAVYLTTKKGVVLFDVPWQKEQYQTLMDTIQKRHHLPVIAVFATHSHDDRAGDLSFYNQKGIKTYATAKTNELLKKDGKATSTEIIKTGKPYKIGGEEFMVDFLGEGHTVDNVVVWFPKYKVLDGGCLVKSRTATDLGYTGEANVKQWPETMRKLKTKYAQATLVIPGHDEWKGGGHVQHTLDLLDKNKKPE; encoded by the coding sequence ATGAAAAAAAGTATTCAGCTTTTGATGATGTCAATGTTTTTAAGCCCATTGATCAATGCCCAGGTTAAAGATTTTGTAATTGAGCCGCCTGTTAAACCCAACCTGTATCTTTATAAAAGTTTCGGAGTTTTCGGGGGTAAAGAATATTCTGCCAATGCTGTATATCTTACCACTAAGAAAGGAGTTGTCTTATTTGATGTCCCATGGCAAAAGGAACAATATCAAACCCTTATGGACACCATACAAAAGCGTCATCACCTTCCTGTAATTGCTGTATTTGCCACCCACTCTCATGATGACAGAGCGGGCGATCTAAGCTTTTACAATCAAAAAGGAATTAAAACATATGCGACCGCCAAGACCAATGAACTGTTGAAAAAAGACGGAAAAGCAACCTCAACCGAAATTATAAAAACAGGAAAACCTTACAAAATTGGTGGTGAAGAATTTATGGTAGACTTTCTTGGAGAAGGACATACAGTTGATAATGTTGTTGTATGGTTCCCCAAATATAAAGTACTGGACGGAGGATGTCTTGTAAAAAGCAGGACAGCCACTGACCTGGGATATACAGGTGAAGCAAACGTAAAACAATGGCCGGAAACCATGCGAAAACTAAAAACGAAATATGCTCAGGCCACTCTGGTAATCCCGGGACACGACGAATGGAAAGGCGGTGGCCATGTACAGCATACTCTGGATCTTCTGGATAAGAATAAAAAGCCGGAATAA
- a CDS encoding TssN family type VI secretion system protein, with product MEISSVKGIFLRYILMPLIAIIMMVILGIIRRNKPAIKIKVIIVYVLLCSLCLAIPGIFGFAGNLFNPYWYLIAQIIYLIFGIIHVNLLHKYFKKHIDSVAMSILFESILSLTCIALGGYLFTLLFNFMSKGTGYAVMAATSMLIFVVPMVFYYCYIQFISIPFDIYKTWRYSPEQKLPDFEGADFDRLMVLNVELSKNLEDSNRFRIKAKTLPTGVTFGDWFYRVVDDYNHKNPGSIIHLSDEEREPYYWIFYTKKSFFSFRKYIDFDQDISTNSISENEVVICKRVIQHEEEGVVRKA from the coding sequence ATGGAAATTTCTTCAGTAAAAGGTATTTTTTTAAGGTATATTTTAATGCCTTTAATCGCAATTATAATGATGGTTATACTGGGTATAATCAGGAGAAATAAACCTGCGATCAAGATTAAAGTAATTATAGTATACGTCCTACTATGCAGTTTGTGTCTGGCCATTCCGGGAATTTTTGGGTTTGCCGGCAATCTTTTTAATCCTTACTGGTACCTTATTGCACAGATTATCTATCTTATTTTCGGGATTATTCATGTTAATCTGCTGCATAAGTATTTCAAAAAACATATTGATTCCGTGGCAATGAGCATTTTGTTTGAATCGATACTTTCACTTACCTGTATTGCCTTAGGAGGCTATCTGTTTACTCTGCTTTTCAACTTTATGAGCAAAGGAACGGGATACGCTGTCATGGCGGCTACAAGTATGTTGATTTTTGTGGTTCCCATGGTATTTTATTACTGCTATATTCAGTTTATCAGCATACCTTTTGATATTTATAAAACATGGAGATATTCTCCTGAACAAAAGCTGCCGGATTTTGAAGGCGCAGATTTTGACCGGTTAATGGTACTGAATGTTGAGCTGAGCAAAAATTTAGAAGACTCCAACAGATTCAGAATTAAAGCGAAAACTCTTCCGACAGGAGTTACTTTTGGAGACTGGTTTTACAGAGTAGTAGACGATTACAATCATAAGAATCCGGGGTCTATCATCCATCTTTCTGACGAAGAGAGAGAGCCTTATTACTGGATTTTCTATACAAAAAAATCATTTTTCAGCTTCAGAAAATATATTGATTTCGACCAGGACATTTCTACCAACAGCATTTCCGAGAATGAAGTGGTGATCTGTAAGAGAGTGATTCAGCATGAAGAGGAAGGAGTTGTAAGAAAAGCATAA